One segment of Curtobacterium sp. MR_MD2014 DNA contains the following:
- the gltB gene encoding glutamate synthase large subunit — translation MVATLRGTAGHDIVDAALGALRNLEHRGAVGSDAGTGDGAGILCQVPDAFLRDEVSFDLPAAGEYAVGTAYLPVDEDERHAVKGAVERLAREEGLKVLGWRAVPVRPEVLGTLARAAMPAFEQLFVASTRHDVHGAAWSGIALDRQAFRLRKRAEHGVEVYFMSLSSRTMVYKGMVTTLQLEPFYPDLSDERFASKLAIVHSRYSTNTFPSWPLAQPFRTLAHNGEINTVRGNRNWMRARQSQLESELLGDLAPLLPIVSPGASDSASFDETLELLTLTGRSLPHAVSMMVPEAWENQVGMDPDLRAFYEYHSMLMEPWDGPAAITFTDGAVVGATLDRNGLRPGRFLVTDDGLIVMGSETGVIDVPPGKVVRKGRLRPGRMFVVDTEAGRIIEDDEVKRELATAGPWAQWLDEGRINLSDLPEREHIVHTPASVTRRQRAFGYTEEEVRILLRPMAQTGAEPLGAMGSDTPIAVLSERPRLLFDYFTQQFAQVTNPPLDSIREQVITSMGMGLGPERNLLSAGPEHAKQIVLDFPVIDNDELAKIQHFETESGRHLTVTIKGLYRVDAGKKAMQKRIAAVCDEVDQAIESGKQFIVLSDRDGNAEQAPVPSLLLLAAVHHHLIRTEQRMKVGLIVEAGDVREVHHVATLIGYGASAINPYLAMETCENLVRSGMITGITPEQAVRNVIKALGKGVLKIMSKMGISTVSSYAGAQAFEAVGLSQEFVDRYFTGTSSILGGVGIEVIAKENAERHAQAYPQDGAVLSHERLQTGGEYQWRREGPPHLFNPDTVFRLQHATRARRYDIFREYSQAVDDQSEELMTLRGLFRFRHGVRKPIALDEVEPIESIVQRFNTGAMSYGSISQEAHETLAIAMNRLGARSNTGEGGEDVERLLDPERRSAIKQVASGRFGVTSMYLTHATDIQLKMAQGAKPGEGGQLPPTKVYPWVARTRHATAGVGLISPPPHHDIYSIEDLKQLIFDVKRANPAARVHVKLVSQSGIGAVAAGVTKALADVVLVSGHDGGTGASPLNSLKHAGTPWEIGLAETQQTLMLNGMRDRVVVQVDGQMKTGRDVVVAALLGAEEYGFATAPLVVEGCILMRVCHLDTCPVGVATQNPELRKRFTGKPEFVVNFFEFIAQEVRELLAELGFRTLDEAIGQVDALDTDRAVEHWKASGLNLAPVLHGPEFGRDEPRRHLREQDHELDEHFDVQLVQQTADVLEHGGSVALDLPIRNTERAVGTMLGHEVTLRHGEHGLPAGSIDITLRGSAGQSLGAFLPAGITLRLVGDSNDYVGKGLSGGAIVVRPDTESAFEPSENVIAGNVIGYGATQGSMFIRGIVGERFLVRNSGATAVVEGVGDHALEYMTGGLALILGETGRNLGAGMSGGTAYVRGLRREHVNADALATGELRLEELDSADVEIVTDLLRQHLAETGSTVAGDLLDSGDLGDFVKVLPRDYAAVLATRQQAVDEGLDPDGTVVWNRILEVTGG, via the coding sequence ATGGTCGCGACGCTCCGCGGTACCGCGGGGCACGACATCGTCGACGCCGCGCTGGGTGCACTCCGGAACCTCGAGCACCGCGGTGCCGTCGGTTCCGACGCGGGCACCGGTGACGGCGCGGGCATCCTGTGCCAGGTGCCGGACGCGTTCCTGCGCGACGAGGTGTCGTTCGACCTGCCCGCCGCGGGGGAGTACGCCGTCGGGACGGCCTACCTGCCCGTCGACGAGGACGAGCGCCACGCGGTGAAGGGTGCGGTCGAGCGCCTGGCCCGCGAGGAGGGCCTGAAGGTCCTCGGGTGGCGTGCGGTCCCGGTGCGGCCGGAGGTCCTCGGGACGCTCGCGCGCGCCGCGATGCCGGCGTTCGAGCAGCTGTTCGTCGCCTCCACCCGTCACGACGTGCACGGCGCCGCCTGGAGCGGCATCGCCCTCGACCGGCAGGCCTTCCGGCTGCGCAAGCGCGCGGAGCACGGCGTCGAGGTCTACTTCATGTCGCTGTCGAGCCGCACCATGGTCTACAAGGGCATGGTCACGACGCTCCAGCTCGAGCCGTTCTACCCGGACCTCAGCGACGAGCGCTTCGCCTCGAAGCTCGCGATCGTGCACTCGCGCTACTCGACGAACACCTTCCCGTCGTGGCCGCTGGCGCAACCGTTCCGGACGCTCGCCCACAACGGCGAGATCAACACCGTCCGCGGCAACCGGAACTGGATGCGGGCGCGCCAGTCGCAGCTCGAGAGCGAGCTGCTCGGCGACCTCGCACCGCTGCTGCCGATCGTCAGCCCGGGCGCGAGCGACTCGGCGTCGTTCGACGAGACCCTCGAGCTGCTCACGCTGACCGGCCGCAGCCTGCCGCACGCGGTGTCGATGATGGTGCCGGAGGCCTGGGAGAACCAGGTCGGGATGGACCCCGACCTGCGGGCGTTCTACGAGTACCACTCGATGCTCATGGAGCCGTGGGACGGCCCGGCGGCCATCACGTTCACCGACGGCGCGGTCGTCGGCGCGACGCTCGACCGCAACGGCCTGCGTCCCGGGCGATTCCTGGTGACCGACGACGGCCTCATCGTGATGGGCTCGGAGACGGGCGTCATCGACGTGCCGCCGGGCAAGGTCGTCCGCAAGGGCCGCCTGCGTCCGGGTCGGATGTTCGTCGTGGACACCGAGGCCGGGCGGATCATCGAGGACGACGAGGTCAAGCGCGAGCTGGCGACCGCGGGGCCGTGGGCGCAGTGGCTCGACGAGGGGCGCATCAACCTGAGCGACCTGCCGGAGCGCGAGCACATCGTGCACACCCCGGCGTCGGTCACCCGGCGACAGCGCGCGTTCGGCTACACGGAGGAAGAGGTCCGCATCCTCCTCCGCCCGATGGCGCAGACGGGTGCGGAGCCCCTCGGCGCGATGGGCTCGGACACGCCGATCGCCGTGCTCTCCGAGCGCCCGCGCCTGCTGTTCGACTACTTCACGCAGCAGTTCGCGCAGGTGACGAACCCGCCGCTGGACTCGATCCGCGAGCAGGTCATCACCTCGATGGGCATGGGCCTCGGGCCGGAGCGCAACCTGCTGAGCGCCGGCCCCGAGCACGCGAAGCAGATCGTGCTCGACTTCCCGGTGATCGACAACGACGAGCTCGCGAAGATCCAGCACTTCGAGACGGAGTCCGGTCGGCACCTGACGGTGACGATCAAGGGCCTGTACCGCGTCGACGCGGGCAAGAAGGCGATGCAGAAGCGCATCGCCGCGGTCTGCGACGAGGTCGACCAGGCGATCGAGTCGGGCAAGCAGTTCATCGTGCTGTCCGACCGTGACGGCAACGCCGAGCAGGCACCCGTGCCGAGCCTGCTGCTGCTCGCTGCGGTGCACCACCACCTCATCCGCACCGAGCAGCGCATGAAGGTCGGACTCATCGTCGAGGCCGGCGACGTGCGCGAGGTCCACCACGTCGCGACCCTGATCGGCTACGGCGCCTCGGCGATCAACCCGTACCTGGCCATGGAGACCTGCGAGAACCTCGTGCGCTCGGGGATGATCACCGGGATCACCCCGGAGCAGGCCGTCCGGAACGTCATCAAGGCGCTCGGCAAGGGCGTGCTCAAGATCATGTCGAAGATGGGCATCTCGACGGTGTCCAGCTACGCCGGCGCCCAGGCGTTCGAGGCGGTCGGGCTCAGCCAGGAGTTCGTCGACCGGTACTTCACCGGGACGTCGTCCATCCTCGGTGGCGTCGGGATCGAGGTCATCGCCAAGGAGAACGCCGAGCGGCACGCCCAGGCGTACCCGCAGGACGGCGCCGTGCTGTCGCACGAGCGGCTGCAGACCGGCGGCGAGTACCAGTGGCGCCGTGAGGGTCCGCCGCACCTGTTCAACCCGGACACGGTGTTCCGGCTCCAGCACGCCACCCGTGCCCGTCGGTACGACATCTTCCGCGAGTACTCGCAGGCGGTCGACGACCAGTCCGAGGAGCTCATGACGCTCCGCGGTCTGTTCCGGTTCCGTCACGGCGTCCGGAAGCCGATCGCGTTGGACGAGGTCGAGCCGATCGAGTCGATCGTGCAGCGGTTCAACACCGGCGCGATGTCCTACGGGTCGATCTCACAAGAGGCCCACGAGACCCTCGCGATCGCGATGAACCGCCTCGGTGCGCGCTCGAACACGGGCGAGGGCGGCGAGGACGTCGAGCGTCTGCTCGACCCCGAGCGTCGCAGTGCGATCAAGCAGGTCGCCTCCGGTCGGTTCGGCGTCACGAGCATGTACCTGACGCACGCGACCGACATCCAGCTGAAGATGGCGCAGGGCGCGAAGCCGGGCGAGGGCGGGCAGCTGCCGCCGACGAAGGTGTACCCGTGGGTCGCCCGCACGCGGCACGCCACCGCCGGCGTCGGACTCATCTCGCCGCCGCCGCACCACGACATCTACTCGATCGAGGACCTCAAGCAGCTGATCTTCGACGTCAAGCGGGCGAACCCGGCCGCGCGCGTCCACGTGAAGCTCGTGAGCCAGTCCGGCATCGGCGCGGTCGCAGCGGGCGTGACGAAGGCGCTGGCCGACGTCGTGCTCGTGTCGGGCCACGACGGTGGCACCGGCGCGTCCCCGCTCAACTCGCTGAAGCACGCGGGCACCCCGTGGGAGATCGGTCTCGCCGAGACCCAGCAGACCCTGATGCTGAACGGCATGCGCGACCGGGTGGTCGTGCAGGTGGACGGGCAGATGAAGACCGGCCGTGACGTCGTCGTGGCGGCGCTGCTCGGCGCCGAGGAGTACGGCTTCGCGACGGCTCCGCTCGTCGTCGAGGGCTGCATCCTCATGCGCGTCTGCCACCTGGACACGTGCCCGGTCGGCGTCGCGACGCAGAACCCGGAGCTCCGGAAGCGCTTCACGGGCAAGCCGGAGTTCGTCGTCAACTTCTTCGAGTTCATCGCGCAGGAGGTCCGGGAGCTCCTCGCCGAGCTCGGCTTCCGCACGCTGGACGAGGCGATCGGGCAGGTCGACGCGCTCGACACCGACCGTGCCGTCGAGCACTGGAAGGCCTCCGGTCTCAACCTCGCGCCGGTGCTGCACGGACCGGAGTTCGGCCGCGACGAGCCCCGACGCCACCTGCGTGAGCAGGACCACGAGCTCGACGAGCACTTCGACGTGCAGCTCGTCCAGCAGACGGCGGACGTGCTGGAGCACGGTGGTTCCGTTGCGCTCGACCTGCCGATCCGCAACACGGAGCGCGCGGTCGGCACCATGCTCGGCCACGAGGTCACGCTGCGGCACGGCGAGCACGGCCTGCCCGCCGGGTCGATCGACATCACGCTGCGCGGCTCGGCCGGGCAGTCCCTCGGTGCGTTCCTGCCCGCCGGCATCACGCTCCGCCTGGTCGGGGACAGCAACGACTACGTCGGCAAGGGCCTGTCCGGCGGCGCCATCGTCGTCCGTCCGGACACCGAGTCGGCGTTCGAACCGTCGGAGAACGTCATCGCCGGCAACGTCATCGGCTACGGCGCGACCCAGGGCAGCATGTTCATCCGCGGCATCGTGGGCGAGCGCTTCCTCGTCCGCAACTCCGGCGCGACCGCGGTCGTCGAGGGCGTCGGCGACCACGCACTCGAGTACATGACCGGCGGGCTCGCACTGATCCTGGGCGAGACCGGACGCAACCTCGGCGCCGGTATGTCCGGCGGCACCGCGTACGTGCGCGGCCTCCGTCGGGAACACGTGAACGCCGACGCGCTGGCGACCGGTGAGCTGCGGCTCGAGGAACTGGACAGCGCCGACGTCGAGATCGTCACCGACCTGCTCCGGCAGCACCTCGCCGAGACCGGGTCGACCGTGGCCGGCGACCTGCTCGACTCCGGCGACCTCGGCGACTTCGTCAAGGTGCTCCCGCGGGACTACGCCGCCGTGCTCGCAACCCGCCAGCAGGCGGTCGACGAGGGCCTCGACCCCGACGGCACCGTCGTCTGGAACCGCATCCTGGAGGTCACCGGTGGCTGA